The Meriones unguiculatus strain TT.TT164.6M chromosome 3, Bangor_MerUng_6.1, whole genome shotgun sequence genomic sequence TTGCAGAGCAAAATCAACCAAACCAAACTGCAGGAAGATGCGATCATCAACGTTGAGGACgacgaggaggaagaggatgacaACGAAGTAGAGATAGAGGTTGAGCTGGACAGGGAAGAAGAGCCAACAGAACCCATCATGGAGGTTCCCACTTCCTTTTCAGCCCAACAGATTTGGGCCAGAGATGCCAGTGAGTCCCAGAAGGAGTCCAACTACAGAAGCATCACCCATGATTACAATGCCACCAATGGGGCTGAGATTGAGCTCACGCTTTCCGAAGATGAAGAGGATTATTACGGCTCTTCAACAAGCATGAAAGATCACCAAGTATCCAATGCGGCTCTGCTGAATGCCCAACCCCCTATGTACGGGACAGAACACAATAATGAAAATACAGATTTTGGTGACTCTGGAAGGCTTTACTATTGTAAACACTGTGACTTTAATAATAAGTCTGCCCGGAGTGTTAGCACCCACTACCAGCGAATGCACCCATACATCAAGTTCAGCTTTAGGTATATCTTGGATCCCAATGATCACAGTGCAGTGTACAGGTGCCTGGAATGCTACATCGACTACACCAACTTTGAAGACCTCCAACAGCATTATGGTGAACATCACCCAGAGGCCATGAATGTACTCAACTTTGACCATTCGGACCTGATATACCGGTGTCGGTTTTGTTCCTACACAAGCCCGAATGTCAGAAGCCTGATGCCACATTACCAAAGAATGCATCCCACGGTGAAAATCAACAATGCCATGATATTTTCCAGCTATGTTGTAGAGCAGCAGGAAGGGCTGAACGCTGAGTCGCAGACCCTGCGGGAGATTCTGAATTCAGCCCCCAAAAGCATGGCAACATCCACTCCCGTGGCTCGTGGTGGTGGTATGCCGGCTCCGTTCAACAAGAGTACTCCTTCCAAGACCTTTCCTCCAGAATGTGAAAACCAGAAGGACCCTTCGGTCAACACCGTTGTCGTTTATGATTGTGATGTTTGCTCCTTTGCGAGCCCCAACATGCACTCTGTCTTGGTTCACTATCAGAAGAAACACCCTGAAGAAAAGGCCTCGTACTTTAGGATCCAGAAAACCATGCGCATGGTGTCTGTGGACAGAGGCTCTGCCCTTTCCCAATTATCATTTGAGGTGGGTGCTCCAATGTCTCCCAAAATGTCCAACATGGgttccccaccccccccaccgcCCCCACCAGACCTCAGTATTGAGCTTTACTACTGCAAACACTGCTCCTACAGCAATCGGTCCGTTGTGGGGGTGCTTGTTCACTACCAGAAAAGACACCCAGAAATAAAGGTCACTGCCAAATATATCAGACAGGCCCCTCCCACAGCGGCAGTGATGAGAGGGGTCGAAGGGCTCCAAGATTGCCCACTGCCTCCTGCCCCCATGCCGCTGAACCGGAGCAGTTCTGAGAGAGATTGCCCTCCTGTGGAGACGGAGATGTTCTTTTGCCAGCACTGTGATTACGGGAACCGGACGGTCAAAGGTGTCCTCATTCATTATCAGAAGAAGCACCGGGACTTCAAGGCCAACGCCGACGTGATCAGGCAGCACACAGCCACCATCCGAAGCCTCTGTGACCGAAACCAGAAGTCTGCCAGTTGTGTGCTTCTGCCTGCTTCCGGGATGGAACGGGACAAAACGAAGCTTCGGGCGCTCAAATGTCGGCAGTGCTCCTATACCTCCCCCTATTTCTACGCACTGAGGAAGCATATCAAGAAAGACCACCCTGCCCTCAAGGCTACGGTCACGTCCATCATGCGATGGGCATTTCTAGATGGCTTGATAGAAGCTGGCTACCACTGCGAGTGGTGCATCTACTCCCACGTGGAGCCCAGCGGTTTGCTTCTGCATTACCAAAGGAGGCACCCTGAGCATTACGTAGATTACACTTACATGGCTACCAAACTATGGGCGGGGCCAGACCCATCCTCTCCCACCCTCACCATGCCAGCTGAAGCCAAAACATACAGATGCAGGGACTGTGTTTTTGAAGCCGTCTCCATCTGGGACATCACCAATCATTACCAAGCTTTCCACCCCTGGGCCATGAATGGTGATGAGTCTGTGTTGCTGGATATCATCAAGGAGAAGGATGGTGTAGACAAGGCCATCCTTGCACCCGAAGAGTTGATAGGCCCCGTGAATTGTGAAAACAGCATGCCCACACCTCTCCCCGAGCAGGAAGCGGAGTGCCCGGAGGATGCAAGACTTTCCCCGGAGAAGAGCATTCACCTGGCTTCAGCCAACCCTGCCATTTCTTCCACCCCATATCAGTGCACCGTGTGCCGGTCTGAGTACAACAACTTGCATGGCCTCCTCACCCATTATGGGAAGAAGCACCCTGGCATGAAGGTGAAGGCCGCTGACTTCGCTCAGGATGTCGACATCAACCCGGGCGCCGTCTACAAATGCAGGCACTGCCCCTACATCAACACTCGCATCCACGGCGTCCTGACCCACTACCAGAAGCGACACCCGGCCATCAAGGTCACCGCGGAGGACTTTGTGCACGATGTGGAGCAGTCTGCTGACATATCCCAGAACGACGTAGAGGAGACCAGCAGGATTTTTAAACAGGGCTATGGTGCCTACCGGTGCAAGCTGTGTCCTTATACGCATGGCACTCTGGAGAAACTCAAAGTCCACTATGAGAAATACCACAACCAGCCAGAGTTTGACGTCTTTTCCCCATCTCCCCCGAAGCTGCCAGTCTCCCTTGAACCTGAGATAACCGCTGAAGTGAGCCCCTCCCAGGTCTCCGTGACTGAGGAGGAGGTGGGAGAGGATCCCATGTCCACTTCTCACTTCTCTACCTCGCATCTGGTCTCCCACACTGTGTTCCGGTGCCAGCTCTGCAAGTACTTCTGCTCCACGAGGAAGGGCATTGCCAGGCACTACCGGATCAAGCACAATAATGTCCGTGCCCAGCCCGAGGGCAAGAACAATCTCTTCAAGTGTGCCCTGTGTGCCTACACCAACCCCATCCGCAAGGGACTGGCAGCCCACTACCAGAAGCGCCACGACATTGACGCGTATTACACCCACTGCCTTGCGGCCTCCAGGACCATCAGTGACAAGCCCAACAAGGTGATCATCCCATCCCCACCCAAAGATGACTCTCCTCAGCTGAGTGAGGAACTACGGCGGGCTGTGGAGAAGAAAAAGTGCTCCTTATGTTCCTTCCAGTCCTTCAGCAAGAAAGGCATCGTGTCCCATTATATGAAGCGCCACCCCGGGGTGTTCCCAAAGAAGCAGCACGCCAGCAAGCTGGGGGGCTACTTCACAGCAGTCTATGCAGATGAGCATGAGAAACCCCCgctgatggaagaagaggagagaagcagCTTCGAGAGAGCCGAGGTGGAGGGTGAAGCTCAGGACATGGAGTGGCTCCCTTTCCGCTGCATCAAATGCTTCAAGCTGTCCTTCAGCACGGCGGAGCTGCTGTGCATGCATTACACAGACCACCACAGCAGGGACCTGAAGAGGGACTTCGTCATTCTCGGCAGCGGCCCCCGCTTCCAGAGCTCCACCTTCCAGTGCAAGCACTGTGATAGCAAACTGCAAAGCACAGCCGAGCTGACCTCACACTTGAACATTCACAATGAGGAATTCCAGAAGCGTGCCAAACgtcaggagaggaggaaacagctTTTGAGCAAGCAGAAATATGCAGATGGTGCTTTTGCAGATTTCAAACAAGAGAGGGTAAGGATATGTTTTGCTTTCCCTTCCCCCAGGAGGCCTCTCGTCACTGGTGCCCACATGCACTTCTTCGTTGCCAGCCAAACTGCTGCAGGCTTCCTAGTGACTTAGCTTGCCAGAGAGCTCAATAAGTCAATTAAACATTTCGAGCTTGATTGTCCTCCATCCTATGCTCACCCCATCGTCTtattcccctcccttctcccgcGGCTCCCCAGGGGAGGTTTGGGGTGGTTTCTATGTGTGTCTTCCTTCCAAGTAGTGTTTTCTGAAGCCTAGTTAGACGACAAGGCTCGCTTTCCCTGAAGAAGTGTGGGCTGTCTTTTGGTATCCTTAGCCCTCCTCAGCCATGACATGGTCTCCAGTGTTTGCCTCAAGAACCTAACCTCTCAAGGaatagaatttttttgttttttaaatcaagaagTTCACTAAAGGAATAGCTGTGTAACATCTCACCTGCGTAGTCAAAACTGGTCTGAAGGCCAGGTAACTTAGTAACCATGATCGTGGGCTTCTTCACAGAAATCTCTCCTCACCTCTGGAACCTAACTGGGTTCCAGAGACTGCGTCTAGTAGGCCAGGTGCCATGACTGATGAAGGTGATCTATATTTAAAAACACTCCTCCGTCTCCTTTGCTTTTGAAGCTGCTAATCCTCTTTAAAATACAGTATCCAGTAAACTCTAAGAGTAAAATGCCTGCCTTTGAGGGAGGGTGTGCTGTACTGACGGTCACCACTGTGTTTCACCAGCCTTTTGGTCACTTAGAAGAGGTGCCAAAGATCAAGGAGAGGAAAGTGGTGGGCTACAAGTGTAAATTCTGCGTGGAAGTGCACCCAACGCTTCGAGCCATCTGTAACCACCTCCGGAAGCACGTCCAGTATGGCAACGTCCCGGCTGTGTCGGCTGCCGTGAAGGTGAGAAGGGCAAGGTCCAAGTACCTGgggtgtgtttgtgagtgtgtgtgtgtgtgtgtgtgtgtgtgtgtgtgtgtgtgtgtgttgtgcgcacacacatatcTGAGTTACTTATTAACATTGCTTGAAGTGGCCCGGCAGAGTGTGGCTTGGGATGCGGGCATTCTTGAGTTATGCTTGGCTTGCTTTggcttgttttgatttctttgcaGGTTGGACCTTCCACATCATTCCATTGATGGAAACGTTTGGTTTTGTTCTGGTTTCTGATTCTGGGGAACAATTTGGTGGACAAAGATGGTACCACATTCT encodes the following:
- the Znf462 gene encoding zinc finger protein 462 isoform X1 → MEVLQCDGCDFRAPSYEDLKAHIQDVHTAFLQPTDVAEDNDDEPLSGSVNASNQTEVEFSSIKDEFVIAEDLSGQSAAALGSGSYYGHSPGYYGQHIAPNPKPTNKFFQCKFCVRYFRSKNLLIEHTRKVHGAQAEESSTGPPVPGSLNYNIMMHEGFGKVFSCQFCTYKSPRKARIIKHQKMYHKNSLKESTAPPPAPAPLPDPVVPPVSLQDPCKELPAEVVERSILESMVKPLTKSRGNFCCEWCSYQTPRRERWCDHMMKKHRSMVKILSNIRQQQEGTNVAEVQNNNEPSPTSNSTYLSMNAASREMPNTNVPNYRGNVGNSIMRPNSSSASKFSSMSYPQMKPKSPHNSGLVNLTERSRYGMSDMTNSSADLDTNSMMNDSSSDEDLNEVDSENGLSVMDHQASGLSAEQLMGSDGNKLLETKGIPFRRFMNRFQCPFCPFLTMHRRSISRHIENIHLSGKTAVYKCDECPFTCKSSLKLGAHKQCHTGTSDWDPVNSQSESLSSSLNEGMVSYESSSVNGRKSGVILDPLQQQQPPQPPPPPPPPPPPPPPSQPLQQPPPQLQSPHQVPPQPQPQSTQPPQPLTQAPPLNPYKCTMCSYSTMTLKGLRVHQQHKHSFCDNLPKFEGQPSSLPLENEMDSHPSSSNTVKKSQTSILGLSSKNNFVAKASRKLANDFPLDLSPVKKRTRIDEIASNLQSKINQTKLQEDAIINVEDDEEEEDDNEVEIEVELDREEEPTEPIMEVPTSFSAQQIWARDASESQKESNYRSITHDYNATNGAEIELTLSEDEEDYYGSSTSMKDHQVSNAALLNAQPPMYGTEHNNENTDFGDSGRLYYCKHCDFNNKSARSVSTHYQRMHPYIKFSFRYILDPNDHSAVYRCLECYIDYTNFEDLQQHYGEHHPEAMNVLNFDHSDLIYRCRFCSYTSPNVRSLMPHYQRMHPTVKINNAMIFSSYVVEQQEGLNAESQTLREILNSAPKSMATSTPVARGGGMPAPFNKSTPSKTFPPECENQKDPSVNTVVVYDCDVCSFASPNMHSVLVHYQKKHPEEKASYFRIQKTMRMVSVDRGSALSQLSFEVGAPMSPKMSNMGSPPPPPPPPDLSIELYYCKHCSYSNRSVVGVLVHYQKRHPEIKVTAKYIRQAPPTAAVMRGVEGLQDCPLPPAPMPLNRSSSERDCPPVETEMFFCQHCDYGNRTVKGVLIHYQKKHRDFKANADVIRQHTATIRSLCDRNQKSASCVLLPASGMERDKTKLRALKCRQCSYTSPYFYALRKHIKKDHPALKATVTSIMRWAFLDGLIEAGYHCEWCIYSHVEPSGLLLHYQRRHPEHYVDYTYMATKLWAGPDPSSPTLTMPAEAKTYRCRDCVFEAVSIWDITNHYQAFHPWAMNGDESVLLDIIKEKDGVDKAILAPEELIGPVNCENSMPTPLPEQEAECPEDARLSPEKSIHLASANPAISSTPYQCTVCRSEYNNLHGLLTHYGKKHPGMKVKAADFAQDVDINPGAVYKCRHCPYINTRIHGVLTHYQKRHPAIKVTAEDFVHDVEQSADISQNDVEETSRIFKQGYGAYRCKLCPYTHGTLEKLKVHYEKYHNQPEFDVFSPSPPKLPVSLEPEITAEVSPSQVSVTEEEVGEDPMSTSHFSTSHLVSHTVFRCQLCKYFCSTRKGIARHYRIKHNNVRAQPEGKNNLFKCALCAYTNPIRKGLAAHYQKRHDIDAYYTHCLAASRTISDKPNKVIIPSPPKDDSPQLSEELRRAVEKKKCSLCSFQSFSKKGIVSHYMKRHPGVFPKKQHASKLGGYFTAVYADEHEKPPLMEEEERSSFERAEVEGEAQDMEWLPFRCIKCFKLSFSTAELLCMHYTDHHSRDLKRDFVILGSGPRFQSSTFQCKHCDSKLQSTAELTSHLNIHNEEFQKRAKRQERRKQLLSKQKYADGAFADFKQERPFGHLEEVPKIKERKVVGYKCKFCVEVHPTLRAICNHLRKHVQYGNVPAVSAAVKGLRSHERSHLALAMFTREDKYSCQYCSFVSAFRHNLDRHMQTHHGHHKPFRCKLCSFKSSYNSRLKTHILKAHAGEHAYKCSWCSFSTMTISQLKEHSLKVHGKALTLPRPRIVSLLSSHAHHSSQKATPAEEVEDSNDSSYSEPPDVQQQLNHYQSAALARNNSRVSPVPASGTAAGTEQKAEAVLHCEFCEFSSGYIQSIRRHYRDKHGGKKLFKCKDCSFYTGFKSAFTMHVEAGHSAVPEEGPKDLRCPLCLYHTKYKRNMIDHIVLHREERVVPIEVCRSKLSKYLQGVVFRCDKCTFTCSSDESLQQHIEKHNELKPYKCQLCYYETKHTEELDSHLRDEHKVSRNFELVGRVNLDQLEQMKEKMESSSSDDEDKDDEMSSKAEDRELMRFSDRGAGVNTEKRFPCEFCGRAFSQGSEWERHVLRHGMALHDTNQVSRDDVHTKEMVEDGIQLPSIEAKEDDEPIGIDFSLKSETVAICVVAADKSLLENAEAKNE